A stretch of Candidatus Bipolaricaulota bacterium DNA encodes these proteins:
- the rpsG gene encoding 30S ribosomal protein S7, translating to MRGKRAPKRKIKSDVKHGSPVVGKFINYIMSDGKKSTAEQVVYKSFDIIEEKIKKGQVDAAQKNSLDVFDMAIKNIMPQVEVRGKRIGGGNYQVPYPVRGERRYALAFRWIIESARNKKGRPMADRLADELLAALKNEGDAIKKKMDVQRMAEANRAFAHFAR from the coding sequence ATGAGAGGTAAACGAGCACCAAAAAGGAAAATCAAATCCGATGTAAAGCACGGCAGTCCTGTCGTGGGCAAGTTTATAAATTACATCATGAGCGACGGAAAAAAATCCACGGCCGAGCAGGTCGTTTATAAAAGTTTTGATATAATCGAAGAAAAAATCAAAAAGGGTCAAGTCGATGCCGCGCAGAAAAATTCATTGGATGTTTTCGACATGGCCATAAAAAATATTATGCCGCAGGTTGAAGTCCGAGGCAAAAGAATCGGCGGCGGAAATTATCAAGTGCCATATCCGGTCAGAGGAGAGAGGCGTTATGCTTTGGCTTTCAGATGGATTATTGAATCCGCGAGAAATAAAAAAGGCAGACCCATGGCCGACAGATTGGCTGACGAGCTTTTGGCGGCTTTAAAAAATGAAGGAGACGCCATCAAGAAAAAAATGGACGTTCAAAGAATGGCGGAGGCTAATAGAGCCTTTGCTCATTTCGCGAGATAA
- the rpsL gene encoding 30S ribosomal protein S12 codes for MARISQLVKSKKRPTKLQKSKTPALLTVFNTLKRRRTVLSKGAPFKRGVCLKVTTMTPKKPNSAMRKIARVRLSNGMEVTAYIPGEKHNLQEHSIVLLRGGRVKDLPGVRYHILRGVYDSGGVEGRKQSRSKYGAKMVK; via the coding sequence ATGGCCAGAATCAGTCAATTAGTTAAATCGAAAAAACGACCGACAAAACTTCAAAAGTCAAAAACCCCGGCGCTTTTGACTGTTTTTAATACCTTGAAAAGAAGAAGAACTGTTTTGTCCAAAGGCGCGCCGTTCAAACGAGGCGTATGCTTGAAAGTGACCACCATGACCCCGAAAAAACCTAACTCGGCCATGCGAAAAATCGCTCGTGTCAGGCTTTCGAACGGCATGGAAGTCACCGCTTACATTCCGGGCGAAAAACACAATTTGCAGGAGCATTCGATCGTCTTGCTTCGAGGCGGCAGAGTAAAAGATCTTCCGGGCGTCAGGTATCATATTTTGCGCGGTGTTTACGATTCCGGAGGCGTTGAAGGCAGAAAGCAGAGTCGCTCGAAATATGGGGCGAAAATGGTCAAATAA
- a CDS encoding site-2 protease family protein — MIISLLFQQPAMFFAWLIAIIIAITIHEFSHALAGTWQGDNTAKANGRLTLNPLAHLSGIGFLLLLFIGFGWGKPVPFNPYNLKNKRWGEALISLAGPASNLILILISGAILKLLLVYNVLPEGNLLIEFLNLLIIINIVLMVFNLIPIPPLDGSKVLFSVLRAPKYNHIKLLLSQKGPLLLMALIFLDFILDINIFSGLFTFIIEGVYRVFF; from the coding sequence ATGATTATTTCATTATTATTTCAACAACCCGCGATGTTTTTCGCTTGGCTCATAGCCATTATTATCGCCATCACCATTCATGAATTCAGCCATGCTTTGGCCGGAACTTGGCAGGGCGACAATACGGCCAAAGCCAACGGGCGATTGACCCTCAATCCATTGGCTCATTTGAGCGGCATCGGTTTTTTGTTGCTGCTTTTTATCGGCTTTGGTTGGGGCAAGCCGGTGCCGTTCAATCCTTATAATTTGAAAAACAAAAGATGGGGAGAGGCCTTGATTTCGTTAGCCGGGCCGGCCTCCAATTTGATCTTGATTTTGATTTCCGGCGCCATTTTGAAATTGTTGCTCGTTTATAATGTTTTGCCCGAAGGGAATTTGCTGATCGAGTTTTTGAATTTACTGATAATTATAAATATCGTTTTAATGGTTTTCAATTTAATTCCCATTCCTCCGCTCGACGGTTCAAAGGTTTTATTTTCTGTTTTGCGCGCTCCCAAATATAATCATATTAAATTGTTGCTGAGCCAAAAAGGCCCATTGCTCTTAATGGCCTTGATCTTTTTGGATTTTATTTTGGACATTAATATTTTTAGCGGTTTATTCACTTTTATTATTGAAGGCGTATATCGCGTGTTTTTTTAA
- a CDS encoding bL28 family ribosomal protein produces the protein MKSCEICGKGPKKMIKRSHSMQATKTWQYPNLQSKKIDGKKVTLCTSCLSRRAKNAK, from the coding sequence ATGAAATCTTGCGAAATTTGCGGCAAAGGGCCGAAAAAAATGATTAAAAGAAGCCATTCCATGCAAGCGACGAAAACCTGGCAATATCCCAATTTGCAATCGAAAAAAATAGACGGTAAAAAAGTCACGCTTTGCACCAGCTGCTTGAGCAGGAGAGCCAAAAACGCCAAGTAA
- a CDS encoding TspO/MBR family protein has protein sequence MKIKVNYLAIPLVVLAAALLGSFFTGQGMNWYDSLTLPKIAPAGSLIGAAWTIIYVLGTASALLVWNKVYVKKIPFKILALFSSNAILNAAWTLIFFTWHQIGWSIIEMLVLNLTTLALIIIFWKKFKIVSALLIPYFIWVSFATYLAYQIWRLN, from the coding sequence ATGAAAATAAAAGTTAATTACCTCGCGATCCCGCTGGTTGTTTTGGCCGCGGCTTTGCTCGGTTCTTTTTTTACCGGCCAAGGAATGAATTGGTATGATTCTTTGACTTTGCCGAAAATCGCGCCGGCCGGATCTTTGATCGGCGCGGCTTGGACGATTATTTATGTTTTGGGAACAGCTTCCGCTTTGCTGGTTTGGAATAAAGTTTATGTAAAAAAAATTCCGTTTAAAATATTGGCGCTGTTTTCTTCAAACGCGATTTTGAACGCGGCTTGGACTTTGATTTTTTTTACTTGGCATCAAATCGGCTGGTCCATTATTGAGATGCTTGTTTTGAATTTGACCACTTTGGCCTTGATCATCATTTTTTGGAAAAAATTCAAAATAGTCTCAGCGCTTCTTATACCTTATTTTATTTGGGTATCGTTCGCCACTTACTTGGCTTATCAAATTTGGCGGTTGAATTAG
- the rdgB gene encoding RdgB/HAM1 family non-canonical purine NTP pyrophosphatase yields the protein MKLIFATKNAGKVKEFNEMINDPNLEIVSLTDAGVSEDIVEDGKTFAENALKKARFAAEKTGEWAIGDDSGLCIDALNGQPGIHSARWGDGETPHDRLFEYALNQLINVPVGERSAHFECVVALVSSDGQEWTFDGRVDGEIVEQAKGDPRPGLPYDLIFAPADYETTFAEMTDEEKNALSHRGLAVKKLKQFIKLKNLYENKS from the coding sequence ATGAAATTGATTTTCGCTACGAAAAACGCGGGCAAAGTCAAAGAATTCAATGAGATGATTAATGATCCCAATTTGGAAATCGTCAGTTTGACTGACGCCGGGGTTAGTGAAGATATTGTCGAAGACGGCAAAACATTCGCTGAAAATGCGTTAAAAAAAGCTCGATTCGCCGCGGAAAAAACGGGCGAGTGGGCGATCGGCGACGATTCCGGGTTATGCATTGACGCGCTCAATGGCCAGCCGGGCATTCATTCCGCGCGTTGGGGAGACGGAGAAACTCCTCACGATCGCTTATTCGAATACGCGCTCAATCAATTGATCAATGTTCCGGTCGGGGAGCGCTCGGCTCATTTCGAATGCGTGGTTGCTTTGGTTTCTTCGGACGGCCAGGAATGGACATTTGATGGCCGAGTGGATGGCGAGATCGTTGAGCAGGCGAAAGGCGATCCAAGGCCGGGCTTGCCGTATGATTTGATTTTCGCGCCCGCGGATTATGAAACGACTTTCGCGGAAATGACGGATGAAGAAAAAAACGCTTTGAGTCATCGCGGTTTGGCCGTGAAAAAATTAAAGCAATTCATCAAACTGAAGAATCTTTATGAAAATAAAAGTTAA
- a CDS encoding PQQ-dependent sugar dehydrogenase, with the protein MKRKNLVLIIIAAIAVLALIAVGFVYRKYYRGLAPAFLDAPYDIAANDTDLPLSVPDGFSITVFAKDLNQPRVILFDMKSNVLVSLPQEGKVVALPDKDGDRKADEQIVVAENLNQPHGLAIRCVNDCRLYVAETDKVSVFDYDSDTMTATNQEKLIDLPGDGEHWTRTLKFLNKDKLLISVGSSCDTCVEDDWRRASILIVDADGSNLRPYASGLRNSVFMAISPLTGKLFATEMGRDNLGDELPPDEINEIVQGKNYGWPYCYGDKVNDANFDETGAKKSFCASTQSPVVEIPAHSAPLGISFVPTASWPKEYENDLLVAYHGSWNRTVPTGYKIVRVKFDAEGNYLETEDFITGWLTGDEALGRPVDIAIHNLGAMFVSDDKAGVIYRIDYVGK; encoded by the coding sequence ATGAAGAGAAAAAATTTGGTTTTGATAATTATCGCCGCAATAGCGGTTTTGGCGCTGATCGCGGTCGGGTTTGTGTACCGCAAATATTATCGCGGGCTCGCTCCGGCGTTTCTTGACGCTCCGTATGATATTGCCGCCAATGACACCGACTTGCCGCTCAGCGTGCCAGATGGTTTTAGCATCACCGTGTTCGCCAAGGATTTGAATCAGCCGAGAGTCATTCTTTTTGACATGAAAAGCAATGTGTTGGTCAGTTTGCCGCAAGAAGGCAAAGTGGTAGCTCTGCCGGACAAAGATGGGGACAGAAAAGCTGATGAGCAGATTGTGGTGGCCGAGAATTTGAATCAGCCGCACGGCTTGGCCATAAGATGCGTCAACGATTGTCGGCTTTATGTGGCCGAGACGGACAAGGTTTCCGTTTTCGATTATGATTCGGACACCATGACCGCGACCAATCAAGAAAAATTGATCGATTTGCCCGGCGACGGCGAGCATTGGACGCGCACTCTTAAATTTTTGAATAAAGACAAGTTATTGATTTCGGTCGGTTCTTCTTGCGACACTTGCGTGGAAGACGATTGGCGCCGAGCCTCGATTTTGATTGTCGATGCGGACGGCTCGAATTTGAGACCCTACGCTTCCGGTTTGAGAAATTCGGTCTTTATGGCCATCAGTCCGTTGACCGGAAAATTATTCGCCACGGAAATGGGTCGCGATAACTTGGGCGATGAATTGCCGCCGGATGAAATCAATGAAATAGTTCAGGGTAAAAATTACGGTTGGCCGTATTGTTACGGCGATAAAGTAAATGACGCGAATTTTGACGAGACCGGCGCCAAAAAATCTTTTTGCGCTTCGACTCAAAGTCCTGTCGTGGAAATTCCTGCTCATTCGGCGCCGCTTGGCATATCATTTGTGCCCACCGCGTCCTGGCCAAAGGAATATGAAAATGATTTGTTGGTCGCTTACCACGGGTCGTGGAATCGCACAGTGCCGACCGGCTATAAAATCGTCAGGGTCAAATTCGACGCTGAAGGAAATTATTTGGAAACAGAAGATTTTATCACCGGCTGGTTGACCGGCGATGAAGCTTTGGGTCGGCCGGTTGATATTGCCATTCACAATTTGGGCGCCATGTTCGTTTCCGATGACAAAGCCGGAGTTATTTACAGAATCGATTATGTCGGAAAATAA
- a CDS encoding DUF378 domain-containing protein, whose translation MKKLSTLDWVAMVFAIIGGLNWGLVGIFKFDLVAWIFGGAGSTIARLVYVLVGLAALYLIFVSPKFAKK comes from the coding sequence ATGAAAAAATTAAGCACGCTCGATTGGGTCGCCATGGTTTTTGCGATTATCGGCGGTCTGAATTGGGGTTTGGTGGGCATTTTTAAGTTCGATCTCGTGGCCTGGATTTTTGGCGGAGCGGGAAGCACGATCGCGAGACTCGTCTATGTTCTGGTCGGTTTGGCCGCGTTGTATTTAATCTTTGTTTCTCCGAAATTCGCGAAAAAGTAA
- a CDS encoding YbhB/YbcL family Raf kinase inhibitor-like protein, whose translation MKIQSPEFTSGRAIPVKYTCDGENINPPLMISDVPENAKSLVLICDDPDSPRVTWTHWTVWNIDSKILKIEENSDPGVEGVTSFGRVGYGGPCPGSGEHRYFFKLFALDIELTLDGGADISKLDSAMKGHILAQAELMGKYSRN comes from the coding sequence ATGAAAATTCAATCTCCGGAATTTACTTCCGGCCGAGCCATTCCGGTCAAATACACTTGCGACGGAGAAAATATCAATCCGCCGCTGATGATTTCGGACGTTCCGGAAAACGCGAAAAGTTTGGTCTTAATTTGCGATGATCCTGATTCTCCGAGAGTAACGTGGACGCATTGGACTGTCTGGAACATTGATTCTAAAATTTTAAAAATCGAAGAAAATTCCGATCCCGGAGTGGAAGGCGTCACCAGCTTCGGCCGGGTCGGCTATGGCGGACCGTGCCCCGGGTCGGGCGAGCATCGTTATTTTTTCAAATTGTTCGCTCTGGACATTGAATTGACCTTGGACGGGGGAGCGGATATTTCTAAACTTGACTCGGCCATGAAAGGACATATCCTCGCTCAAGCTGAACTGATGGGTAAATATTCGAGAAATTAA
- a CDS encoding MFS transporter, translating into MKKNYKLMFWLQAFLNFKVMNVVMTLFYLHRGLTLAEIFYLAIAWAVVGLLFEVPSSYLADRWGRKKTMILGVALACFQWIIMLFAADFLWFIVAAGLLSLSFACFTGTDEALLYDTNKELGNEGNSLEKLGKYYSGQRIFKIFMPVIGALVAKDLLEWQFDILIALEFVASVASLIFAFRLVEPNHHVDVEKMEAGVMKDAVKLIRSDWQFMKAILSKTLIFIASFIIWRFHQEFFVNIGISVLTLGIGWGIFHAVVFFLNQYVSSFLKNKSLARRINLINAGFVAAAALLVLELVFLRNGYVMLITFFVMDMFEVMRWPLYSEFYNKKCCAFNRATTLSLSNFIKSVFDIPLLFIGAWLISENIEYPFVFSFAIGLFVIIFFRVRKVKQPCVKLEKV; encoded by the coding sequence TTGAAGAAAAATTATAAGTTAATGTTTTGGCTCCAAGCGTTCCTGAATTTCAAGGTCATGAACGTGGTCATGACTTTGTTTTATTTGCACAGGGGACTGACATTGGCCGAAATTTTTTATTTGGCCATCGCTTGGGCAGTTGTCGGATTACTGTTCGAGGTCCCTTCCAGTTATTTGGCTGACCGCTGGGGGAGAAAGAAAACAATGATACTGGGCGTAGCGTTGGCGTGTTTTCAATGGATAATAATGCTTTTCGCCGCGGATTTTTTGTGGTTTATCGTCGCGGCCGGACTTTTATCTTTGTCATTCGCTTGTTTTACCGGCACTGACGAAGCGCTGCTGTATGACACCAATAAAGAATTGGGAAATGAAGGAAACAGTTTGGAAAAACTGGGCAAATATTATTCCGGTCAGCGAATATTTAAAATATTCATGCCCGTGATCGGCGCGCTGGTCGCCAAAGATTTATTGGAATGGCAATTTGATATTTTAATAGCGCTGGAATTTGTCGCCTCGGTCGCATCTTTGATTTTCGCCTTTAGACTCGTCGAGCCCAACCATCACGTCGATGTTGAAAAAATGGAGGCCGGGGTGATGAAAGACGCGGTAAAATTGATCAGATCGGATTGGCAATTCATGAAAGCGATTTTAAGCAAAACTTTGATCTTTATCGCTTCATTTATCATTTGGCGATTTCATCAAGAGTTTTTTGTTAATATCGGCATATCTGTTTTGACCTTGGGAATCGGTTGGGGAATATTTCACGCGGTCGTTTTTTTTCTAAATCAATACGTTTCTTCATTTTTAAAAAACAAGTCATTGGCGCGCAGAATAAATTTGATCAATGCTGGATTTGTGGCCGCGGCCGCTCTATTGGTTTTGGAATTGGTTTTTTTACGAAACGGCTATGTGATGTTGATTACGTTTTTTGTCATGGATATGTTCGAGGTGATGCGCTGGCCGCTGTATTCGGAATTTTACAATAAAAAATGTTGCGCGTTTAACAGAGCGACAACCCTATCCTTGTCGAATTTCATCAAGAGCGTATTCGATATCCCTCTATTATTTATCGGCGCTTGGTTGATCAGCGAAAATATCGAATATCCGTTTGTTTTTTCTTTTGCGATCGGCCTATTTGTAATAATATTTTTCAGAGTGCGAAAAGTTAAACAACCATGTGTAAAATTGGAAAAAGTTTGA